A single region of the Lysinibacillus sp. B2A1 genome encodes:
- a CDS encoding RNase adapter RapZ has protein sequence MTVVVEGQQSTHELVIITGMSGAGKTVAIQSFEDLGYYCIDNLPPALLTTFLTLLRDSGKNTARIAAVMDMRGGDFFDSLIGALDHIIKEGDIVARILFLDADDATLVRRYKETRRSHPLAVNGLPLDGIQQERILLSEVKGRADFVYNTSTMKPKGLREKIAKEFASDADHVFSVNIMSFGFKHGMPIDADLVFDVRFLKNPYYVEELRPKTGLQTEVSSYVLALEDTQTLIQKLKDLFEFMIPLYRQEGKSQLVIAFGCTGGQHRSVTLAEYFGAYLGGKENTVITHRDINRRKD, from the coding sequence ATGACAGTGGTGGTTGAAGGCCAACAAAGTACACATGAATTGGTTATTATTACAGGAATGTCTGGAGCTGGAAAAACAGTAGCTATTCAAAGCTTTGAAGATTTAGGGTATTACTGTATTGATAATTTACCACCGGCGTTACTTACAACTTTTTTAACCCTACTCAGGGATTCAGGAAAAAATACTGCACGTATTGCAGCTGTCATGGATATGCGTGGCGGTGACTTTTTTGATTCTCTTATTGGTGCTCTTGACCATATAATAAAAGAAGGAGATATTGTTGCACGCATATTGTTTTTAGATGCAGATGATGCAACATTAGTTAGACGCTATAAAGAAACAAGACGTTCACACCCGCTAGCTGTCAATGGCCTACCATTAGATGGTATTCAACAAGAGCGTATTTTGCTATCAGAAGTTAAAGGGCGTGCTGACTTTGTCTATAATACGTCTACTATGAAGCCTAAGGGACTACGTGAAAAAATCGCGAAAGAGTTTGCAAGTGATGCAGACCATGTTTTTTCGGTTAATATTATGTCTTTTGGATTTAAACATGGTATGCCAATAGATGCAGATTTAGTGTTTGATGTGCGATTTTTAAAAAATCCATACTATGTTGAAGAGCTGCGTCCTAAGACGGGGTTACAGACGGAAGTATCCTCTTATGTTTTAGCGCTTGAGGATACACAAACGCTTATTCAAAAACTGAAGGATTTATTTGAATTTATGATTCCACTATATAGACAAGAAGGAAAATCACAGCTTGTTATTGCCTTTGGTTGTACGGGTGGGCAGCATCGCTCGGTGACATTAGCTGAGTATTTTGGGGCATATCTAGGTGGAAAAGAGAATACGGTTATAACGCATCGTGACATCAATCGAAGAAAGGATTGA
- a CDS encoding NUDIX hydrolase, with product MQRIANLIAVKDGQVLLLQKPRRGWYVAPGGKMESGESIYEAAVREFQEETNVTPLNAHLKGVYTMVIKENNAVVDEWMLYTFVAKDIEGTPFDETREGKLAWHPAEDLKHLPMAEGDRTNLQFAISQSGIQYGTFEYTTDFELLHEKIQISKEQ from the coding sequence ATGCAAAGAATTGCAAATTTAATTGCCGTTAAAGACGGTCAAGTATTATTACTTCAAAAGCCTAGACGTGGCTGGTACGTTGCTCCAGGTGGAAAAATGGAGAGCGGTGAATCCATCTATGAGGCTGCAGTACGTGAGTTTCAAGAAGAAACAAATGTCACACCATTAAATGCACATTTAAAGGGTGTTTATACAATGGTTATTAAAGAAAATAATGCAGTCGTTGATGAATGGATGCTTTATACATTTGTTGCAAAGGATATAGAGGGTACACCTTTTGATGAAACTAGAGAAGGCAAGCTTGCATGGCACCCAGCAGAGGATTTAAAACATTTGCCAATGGCTGAAGGTGATCGGACAAATTTACAATTTGCCATCTCACAATCAGGCATTCAGTATGGAACATTTGAATATACGACTGATTTTGAATTATTGCATGAAAAAATACAAATATCAAAAGAACAATAA
- the trxB gene encoding thioredoxin-disulfide reductase — protein MSEEKIYDVVIIGAGPAGMTAAVYTSRANLSTLMIERGIPGGQMANTEEVENYPGFDTILGPELSTKMFEHAKKFGAEYAYGDVSEIIDGDEYKTIKSGAKEYKTRAIIISTGAEYKKMGVPGEKELGGRGVSYCAVCDGAFFKQKNLVVVGGGDSAVEEGVYLTRFAEKVTIVHRRDKLRAQKILQDRAFANEKIDFIWNATVKEINEANGKVGSVTLQSTVDGTESEFVTDGVFVYIGMLPLTKPFESLGILNDAGYILTNDNMETTVPGIFAAGDVREKSLRQIVTATGDGSIAAQAVQHYVEELLEKINA, from the coding sequence ATGTCGGAAGAAAAAATTTATGATGTTGTAATAATTGGTGCAGGTCCTGCAGGAATGACTGCTGCTGTATATACATCACGTGCAAACCTTTCAACTTTAATGATTGAACGTGGTATCCCTGGTGGACAAATGGCAAATACAGAAGAAGTAGAAAACTATCCAGGATTCGATACGATTTTAGGACCAGAGCTGTCTACAAAAATGTTTGAGCACGCTAAAAAGTTCGGCGCAGAATATGCTTACGGCGATGTTTCTGAAATTATTGATGGGGATGAATATAAAACAATAAAATCGGGTGCTAAAGAATATAAAACACGTGCCATTATCATTTCTACAGGTGCGGAATATAAAAAAATGGGCGTGCCTGGCGAAAAAGAATTAGGCGGCCGCGGTGTCAGCTATTGTGCAGTTTGTGATGGTGCATTCTTCAAGCAAAAAAATCTTGTTGTCGTTGGTGGCGGAGATTCAGCAGTCGAAGAAGGTGTTTACCTAACTCGCTTTGCTGAGAAAGTAACAATTGTTCACCGCCGCGATAAATTGCGTGCACAAAAAATACTTCAAGATCGTGCCTTTGCAAATGAAAAAATTGATTTCATCTGGAATGCAACAGTGAAAGAAATAAACGAAGCAAATGGCAAAGTTGGTAGCGTAACATTACAATCTACTGTAGATGGAACAGAATCCGAATTTGTGACTGATGGTGTATTTGTATATATCGGAATGCTACCATTAACAAAGCCATTTGAATCTTTAGGTATTTTAAATGATGCAGGCTATATTTTAACAAATGATAACATGGAAACAACTGTTCCTGGTATCTTTGCAGCTGGTGATGTACGTGAAAAATCACTTCGTCAAATTGTGACAGCTACAGGTGACGGAAGTATTGCCGCACAAGCAGTACAGCATTACGTAGAAGAATTATTAGAGAAAATTAATGCTTAA
- a CDS encoding transcriptional regulator, producing the protein MEKKHQKENLTNVVSFIPTGDYYYKKSIQAMNSGQMNKAYKYLQRAVDLSPDDPMILLQLAIVELEGQRFEEAYDLLRHAYQIDPENPEIIFYMAEVSGCIGMIQDAKRFAEQYLQKEPEGAYADEAAEILEFVAFEQDDFEELDGSGEDLYRQEQARRCMEKGDFPEAINILEELIEDRPDFWSAYNNLALAYFYVGEAEQAKALLNKVLRENKGNLHALCNLTVIAYYEKNEEELKDLLNVLVKIQPYTWEHRYKLGATLALIGQYDLAFKWLRSMQKRGYIGDAGFYFWLSHAAYFSGHKEISKSAWEQLLELDPDKEGFEPWREQENVYELDALEHDRDYIVEKLESNYTSERIFGLFLLSCTAHKQEIIAHPKWIDVEQYGSFEKLFLAYALGHHFDMKNKVEASFLRAVSVPEVLLEQYGKLTALIAPMFQMWFVLCEQALNSNYRFTNPAAIAGANDFLFRSSRMLKVTKKEIAQQYGVSVATLSKYIDEILMFLPNGDK; encoded by the coding sequence TTGGAAAAGAAACATCAAAAAGAGAATCTAACGAATGTCGTGTCGTTCATTCCAACAGGCGACTATTATTATAAAAAATCAATTCAAGCAATGAATAGTGGTCAAATGAATAAAGCTTATAAATATTTACAGCGTGCGGTAGATCTAAGTCCAGATGATCCAATGATCTTATTGCAATTGGCAATCGTGGAGTTAGAGGGTCAACGTTTTGAGGAAGCGTATGATCTTCTTCGTCATGCCTATCAAATTGATCCAGAGAATCCAGAAATCATTTTTTATATGGCAGAGGTTTCAGGATGTATTGGTATGATACAAGATGCTAAACGCTTTGCGGAGCAATATTTGCAAAAAGAGCCAGAGGGTGCCTATGCAGATGAGGCGGCAGAAATATTAGAATTCGTTGCTTTTGAGCAGGATGATTTTGAGGAGCTTGATGGTTCTGGTGAGGATTTATATCGACAGGAACAGGCGAGGCGTTGTATGGAAAAAGGGGACTTCCCCGAAGCTATTAATATTCTAGAAGAATTAATTGAAGATCGTCCAGATTTCTGGTCAGCTTATAATAATTTAGCACTTGCTTATTTTTATGTCGGTGAGGCGGAACAGGCAAAGGCACTTTTAAACAAGGTCTTGCGTGAAAATAAGGGGAATTTACATGCTTTGTGTAATTTAACAGTTATTGCGTATTATGAAAAAAATGAAGAAGAATTAAAGGACCTTTTAAATGTACTTGTAAAAATACAGCCTTATACTTGGGAACATCGCTACAAGCTAGGTGCAACATTAGCGTTAATTGGGCAATATGATTTAGCCTTTAAATGGTTACGCAGTATGCAAAAGCGTGGCTATATAGGGGATGCTGGCTTTTATTTTTGGTTATCCCATGCAGCATACTTCTCAGGACATAAGGAAATTTCAAAGAGTGCTTGGGAGCAACTATTAGAGCTAGATCCAGACAAAGAGGGCTTTGAGCCTTGGCGTGAACAGGAAAATGTATATGAGCTTGATGCATTAGAGCATGATCGTGATTATATTGTAGAAAAACTAGAGAGTAATTATACTAGTGAACGTATTTTTGGGTTATTTTTACTGAGCTGTACAGCGCATAAACAAGAAATTATTGCACATCCAAAATGGATAGACGTTGAGCAATATGGCTCGTTCGAAAAATTATTCTTAGCATATGCACTTGGTCATCATTTTGACATGAAGAATAAAGTCGAGGCTAGTTTTTTACGAGCAGTAAGTGTGCCAGAAGTTTTGCTAGAACAGTATGGGAAGCTTACAGCCCTCATTGCACCAATGTTTCAAATGTGGTTTGTTCTCTGTGAACAGGCACTTAATAGCAATTATCGTTTTACAAATCCAGCAGCTATTGCAGGAGCGAATGATTTCTTATTTCGTTCATCTCGAATGCTCAAGGTTACAAAAAAAGAGATAGCTCAGCAATATGGGGTATCTGTGGCTACTTTATCAAAGTATATTGATGAAATTTTAATGTTCTTACCAAATGGTGATAAGTAA
- a CDS encoding bifunctional phosphoribosyl-AMP cyclohydrolase/phosphoribosyl-ATP pyrophosphatase produces MIEDIKFDDKGLVTAVVQDANTKEVLTVAYMNKESLEKTLESGETWFYSRSRQELWHKGATSGHTQKVISIKADCDGDALVVEVLPAGPACHNGTTSCFTKLIQQNTKVGSVEIISKLVNVIEKREQEMPEGAYTTYLFDKGIDKICKKVGEEATEVVIGAKNRDAEEVKWEAADLIYHLLVLLQEQKVSVYDVLQVLEKRHEEK; encoded by the coding sequence ATGATAGAGGACATTAAATTTGATGATAAAGGTCTTGTTACTGCGGTTGTACAAGATGCCAATACAAAAGAAGTACTAACTGTAGCCTATATGAACAAAGAATCATTGGAAAAAACACTTGAATCAGGTGAAACATGGTTCTATTCACGTTCACGTCAAGAGCTTTGGCATAAGGGGGCAACTAGCGGTCATACGCAGAAAGTGATATCTATAAAAGCGGACTGTGACGGTGATGCATTAGTTGTGGAAGTACTTCCTGCTGGTCCAGCTTGTCATAATGGTACAACCTCTTGTTTTACAAAGCTTATTCAGCAAAATACGAAGGTTGGCTCAGTTGAGATTATATCTAAGCTTGTTAACGTTATTGAAAAACGTGAGCAAGAAATGCCAGAAGGCGCTTATACTACATATTTATTCGATAAAGGAATCGATAAAATTTGTAAAAAAGTCGGTGAAGAAGCAACGGAAGTTGTCATTGGTGCAAAAAATCGAGATGCCGAAGAGGTTAAATGGGAAGCGGCTGATTTAATTTACCATTTATTGGTGCTGTTGCAAGAACAAAAAGTAAGTGTTTATGATGTATTACAAGTGTTAGAAAAACGTCACGAAGAGAAATAA